The Streptomyces phaeolivaceus genome has a window encoding:
- a CDS encoding DUF6158 family protein → MTGVHPDQLDDQQLMKELESIHRTRHDTLLHGSIEALRTHNERMAQLEGEYLRRHPRRPVVPGRTRDGARERGPA, encoded by the coding sequence ATGACCGGAGTGCACCCGGACCAGCTGGACGATCAGCAGTTGATGAAGGAGCTGGAGTCGATCCACCGTACGCGGCACGACACGCTGCTGCACGGCTCGATCGAGGCGCTGCGCACCCACAACGAGCGGATGGCGCAGCTGGAGGGCGAGTATCTGCGCCGCCATCCGCGTCGGCCGGTCGTCCCGGGCCGCACGAGGGACGGCGCGCGGGAGCGAGGGCCGGCATGA
- a CDS encoding TIGR03086 family metal-binding protein has product MTDGTTPQSRDSVLLTRHAEAQDLFGARVHAVRDDQWGSGTPCAEWSVRDLVNHLVSEQLWVPSLVRDGCMIEEVGDTFEGDLLGPDPAVSWDTAAHSAREAFGAPGALERTVHLSYGDTPATAYCAQMVADLVVHTWDLARAIGADERLPGVLVRFAAEEIAPYAGELEKSGLFGAPVEPPARADAQTRLLCLLGRRP; this is encoded by the coding sequence ATGACGGACGGCACGACACCGCAGTCGCGGGACAGCGTGCTGCTCACCCGGCACGCCGAGGCGCAGGACCTGTTCGGCGCGCGGGTCCACGCCGTCCGTGACGACCAGTGGGGGTCGGGCACCCCGTGCGCCGAGTGGTCGGTGCGCGACCTCGTCAACCATCTCGTGTCCGAGCAGTTGTGGGTGCCGTCGCTGGTGCGGGACGGCTGCATGATCGAGGAGGTCGGCGACACGTTCGAGGGGGATCTGCTGGGGCCGGACCCCGCGGTCTCCTGGGACACCGCCGCGCACTCCGCACGGGAGGCGTTCGGCGCGCCCGGCGCCCTCGAACGCACGGTTCATCTGTCCTACGGGGACACCCCGGCGACCGCGTACTGCGCGCAGATGGTCGCCGATCTCGTCGTGCACACGTGGGATCTCGCGCGGGCGATCGGGGCGGACGAGCGGCTGCCGGGGGTGCTGGTGCGGTTCGCGGCGGAGGAGATCGCTCCGTACGCCGGTGAGTTGGAGAAGAGCGGGTTGTTCGGGGCGCCGGTGGAGCCACCCGCGCGGGCCGACGCCCAGACCAGGCTGCTGTGCCTGCTCGGGCGCCGGCCTTAG
- a CDS encoding CBS domain-containing protein, giving the protein MAEFVREVMTAGAVAVRPDASLVGAAQLMRDQGIGGVLVATDGRVVGVLTDRDITLRAVADGADPLTVSAQAVRTPDPVVIGPDDAVSAAVGLMRAHAIRRLPVLEDGRAVGMVGLGDLAVAQDPDSTHSSTSAGRHPEADSQAPGGTLRR; this is encoded by the coding sequence ATGGCCGAGTTCGTGAGGGAAGTCATGACGGCGGGTGCGGTGGCGGTCCGTCCGGACGCCTCGCTCGTCGGGGCGGCGCAGCTGATGCGGGACCAGGGCATCGGGGGTGTCCTCGTCGCGACGGACGGGCGGGTCGTCGGGGTCCTGACCGACCGCGACATCACGTTGCGCGCCGTCGCCGACGGCGCCGACCCGCTCACGGTGAGCGCCCAGGCCGTCCGCACCCCGGACCCGGTGGTGATCGGCCCGGACGACGCGGTGTCCGCCGCGGTCGGGCTGATGCGCGCCCACGCGATACGCCGGCTGCCGGTCCTGGAGGACGGGCGGGCGGTGGGCATGGTCGGCCTCGGCGACCTGGCCGTCGCACAGGACCCGGATTCGACACACTCGTCCACATCAGCCGGGCGGCACCCTGAGGCCGATTCTCAGGCCCCGGGCGGCACCCTGAGGCGCTAA
- a CDS encoding DUF2795 domain-containing protein, whose amino-acid sequence MQRGSDRLSAHRDDEMKQELQGLLRSGHPTRTEEWHDPEPYAEDDPEVAYGPVTPSRDPAGVETLRLELARVLGRTSFPAGPAELIRVLRDRHAPDALVEPLERLPREARYESAHRLAEAVVHARDETGGDSAPDRLT is encoded by the coding sequence ATGCAGCGAGGCAGCGACCGCCTGAGCGCCCACCGCGACGACGAGATGAAGCAGGAACTCCAAGGACTGCTCCGTTCGGGGCATCCCACGCGCACGGAGGAGTGGCACGACCCGGAGCCGTACGCCGAGGACGACCCGGAGGTGGCGTACGGGCCGGTGACCCCGAGCCGTGATCCCGCCGGGGTGGAGACCCTGCGGCTGGAACTGGCCCGGGTCCTGGGCCGTACGTCCTTCCCGGCGGGCCCCGCCGAGCTGATCCGGGTCCTGCGGGACCGGCACGCCCCGGACGCGCTGGTGGAGCCCCTGGAGCGGCTGCCGCGCGAGGCGCGCTACGAATCGGCGCACCGGCTCGCGGAGGCGGTGGTCCACGCCCGGGACGAGACCGGTGGGGATTCCGCGCCGGACCGGCTCACATAG
- a CDS encoding RNA polymerase sigma factor SigF → MRTQAKHHPHDDAPDTAEAFRKLAALPPGQQRDTLRDQIIEAWLPMAERLAGRFRNRGESYDDLRQVASLGLVKAVDRYDPELGNAFESYAVPTVTGEIKRHFRDHMWTLHVPRRVQDLRNRVRFASQDLSQTIPGRRPTVAEIAAHANMTEEDVQVGLEALESFTALSLDAELPGSEDGYSLSDALGSPDPALDTVVDREAVKPRLAALPERERAILYMRFFGDMTQSRIAEQLGISQMHVSRLISRCCDRLRDQVMKDAV, encoded by the coding sequence ATGCGTACTCAGGCGAAGCACCACCCGCACGACGACGCCCCCGACACCGCGGAGGCCTTCCGCAAGCTGGCCGCGCTTCCCCCGGGTCAGCAGCGGGACACCCTGCGTGACCAGATCATCGAGGCGTGGCTCCCGATGGCCGAACGGCTGGCGGGACGGTTCCGCAACCGCGGCGAGAGCTACGACGATCTGCGTCAGGTCGCGTCGCTCGGCCTGGTCAAGGCCGTCGACCGTTACGACCCCGAGCTGGGCAACGCCTTCGAGAGCTACGCCGTCCCCACCGTCACCGGTGAGATCAAGCGGCACTTCCGCGACCACATGTGGACCCTGCACGTGCCCCGCCGGGTCCAGGACCTGCGCAATCGCGTGCGGTTCGCCAGTCAGGACCTGTCCCAGACGATCCCCGGGCGACGGCCGACCGTCGCGGAGATCGCGGCCCACGCGAACATGACCGAGGAGGACGTGCAGGTCGGGCTCGAAGCCCTGGAGAGCTTCACGGCGCTGTCGCTGGACGCGGAGCTGCCGGGCAGCGAGGACGGGTACTCGCTCAGTGACGCGCTGGGGTCGCCCGATCCGGCGCTGGACACGGTGGTGGACCGGGAGGCCGTGAAGCCACGGCTGGCCGCGTTGCCCGAGCGGGAGCGGGCGATTCTGTACATGCGGTTCTTCGGGGACATGACGCAGAGCCGGATCGCGGAGCAGTTGGGGATCTCGCAGATGCATGTGTCGCGGCTGATCAGTCGGTGCTGTGACCGGTTGCGGGATCAGGTGATGAAGGACGCGGTGTAG
- a CDS encoding PAS domain-containing protein, translated as MTQTDEFGEELADFVRRVAELKAARSVPTGDLPTVLDAAIFELDHAADRLWPRYERLSTSGQVGGAPSAAREHQLLKTVFQSLPLPVLLVDRETVVRRLNRAATAFTGVRSGYATGRPLSGFLAHSDRGAFRSQAAAVARGEGDRSLNVFLQQRPSLPVRATLTALRPGGEPRNTVLVTLQPAGHRMPAVEPLRPLPNLTETTRHAALMDLVDAMTTALLGAPSDAALDRAAHVLHGRFADWVIADTTAPGLTRTTVLAPSEREAKLLMTQDPATCPLVVDAARAGSPALQIRPADPTAFGHDTTGAPVLVRADVTSLLTVPLPTPNGHVKAVLTLFRAGPRPAFSLAEAQAMDTMSRHIALAMQPRPS; from the coding sequence ATGACGCAGACGGACGAATTCGGTGAAGAACTCGCGGACTTCGTGCGCCGGGTCGCCGAGCTCAAGGCGGCCCGCTCGGTACCGACCGGTGATCTTCCGACGGTCCTGGACGCGGCGATCTTCGAACTCGACCACGCGGCCGACCGGTTGTGGCCCCGGTACGAGCGGCTGAGCACATCGGGACAGGTCGGCGGCGCCCCGTCGGCCGCGCGGGAACACCAGTTGCTGAAGACCGTCTTCCAAAGTCTGCCGCTGCCCGTGCTGTTGGTGGACCGTGAGACGGTGGTGCGCCGTCTCAACCGGGCCGCGACCGCCTTCACCGGTGTTCGGTCCGGCTATGCGACGGGGCGTCCGCTGAGCGGGTTCCTCGCCCATTCCGACCGGGGCGCGTTCCGTTCGCAGGCGGCGGCCGTGGCGCGCGGCGAGGGCGACCGCAGCCTCAATGTGTTCCTCCAGCAGCGCCCCTCGCTCCCGGTGCGCGCCACGCTCACCGCGCTGCGTCCCGGCGGTGAGCCGCGCAACACCGTGCTGGTCACCCTGCAGCCCGCCGGGCACCGGATGCCCGCCGTCGAGCCGCTCCGCCCGCTGCCCAACCTCACCGAGACCACCCGTCACGCGGCCCTCATGGATCTGGTCGACGCCATGACCACGGCGCTGCTCGGCGCCCCTTCCGACGCGGCCCTGGACCGGGCGGCCCATGTCCTGCACGGCCGTTTCGCCGACTGGGTGATCGCGGACACGACGGCCCCGGGCCTCACCCGTACGACGGTGCTGGCCCCCTCGGAGCGCGAGGCGAAGCTCCTGATGACCCAGGACCCCGCCACCTGCCCCCTCGTCGTCGACGCCGCGCGGGCCGGCTCCCCCGCCCTCCAGATCCGCCCGGCCGACCCCACCGCCTTCGGCCACGACACCACCGGCGCCCCGGTCCTGGTGAGAGCCGACGTGACATCACTGCTGACGGTGCCCCTCCCTACCCCGAACGGGCACGTCAAGGCCGTCCTGACCCTCTTCCGCGCGGGCCCCCGCCCGGCCTTCTCCCTGGCCGAGGCCCAGGCCATGGACACCATGTCCCGCCACATAGCCCTGGCAATGCAACCCCGCCCCAGCTGA
- a CDS encoding ANTAR domain-containing response regulator, whose translation MPESEQLGRVGRESAESAHPGRRLSELVEQAARCTSDCCGASGMVSDCGTERPAAVTHPDLAGLVAVQLRSGDGPIPAALERGEPVDSADLLREERWPAYRAVALDAGVRSSVTLPFRRAGLTVTLSLYSFRPHTLDGAPHGPARALGDLAATCIVRDRSYRAALTELDQLGAALRSRPVVDQACGMVMHVLGCDADTAFTVLRRISQGTNRKLSDVASAVVEKRGRGLERELVSLSG comes from the coding sequence ATGCCGGAAAGCGAACAACTCGGCCGCGTGGGCCGGGAATCGGCGGAATCCGCACATCCGGGCAGAAGACTCTCCGAACTCGTCGAACAGGCCGCCCGCTGCACCAGCGACTGCTGCGGAGCCAGCGGCATGGTCTCCGATTGCGGCACCGAGCGGCCCGCCGCCGTCACCCACCCCGACCTCGCCGGACTCGTCGCGGTCCAACTGCGCTCGGGCGACGGGCCGATCCCGGCCGCGCTGGAGCGCGGTGAGCCCGTCGACTCCGCCGATCTGCTGCGGGAGGAACGCTGGCCGGCGTACCGGGCCGTGGCCCTCGACGCGGGCGTACGGTCCAGCGTCACCCTTCCCTTCAGGCGGGCCGGTCTCACCGTCACCCTCAGCCTCTACAGCTTCCGCCCGCACACCCTGGACGGCGCCCCGCACGGCCCCGCGCGCGCCCTCGGCGACCTCGCCGCCACCTGCATCGTCCGTGACCGCTCCTACCGGGCGGCCCTCACCGAGCTGGACCAGCTCGGCGCCGCCCTGCGCTCCCGGCCGGTCGTCGACCAGGCCTGCGGCATGGTCATGCATGTCCTCGGCTGCGACGCCGACACCGCGTTCACCGTCCTGCGCCGTATCTCCCAGGGCACCAACCGCAAACTGTCGGACGTCGCGTCGGCGGTGGTGGAGAAGAGGGGCCGGGGCCTGGAGCGGGAACTCGTCTCGCTCTCCGGCTGA
- a CDS encoding aminotransferase class I/II-fold pyridoxal phosphate-dependent enzyme, which produces MRRTDPEGHGPVRYGPPLPAQGLPVLPELAAVLSAAAAHPHPVPPGGDPALLDAACGYWDRRGLPTARDRAVAAPGAPALLLALTAAIGGDVLLPRPCAAWWEPQARALGRSVFHVATPAECGGVPDPYALLETVRRIRAEGGDPRLLVLCVADDPTATVAPPELVHEAMEAALGEGLHLVSDETWRDTVHDPHDTVLLSPAEMLPDRVTVVSDLAGAFLPTGWPAAVARFPADGDGTGLRDRVLDVLTALGARVATPVAAAAAYALAEPAPVTERLTASVRLHARLATAAHRAVVGAGALALPPRAGRHLYADLAPLRPALSAHGVGDAQEAEDFLTDRLGMPAPGGHRFGDDLGALRVRLSTAPFLGTTDAERAQVLDAPDPLELPHVERALTLFGAAFEDLR; this is translated from the coding sequence ATGCGGCGGACGGATCCGGAAGGGCATGGTCCGGTCCGTTACGGCCCGCCCCTTCCCGCCCAGGGACTGCCCGTGCTCCCCGAACTGGCCGCCGTGCTCTCCGCAGCCGCGGCCCACCCCCACCCCGTACCGCCCGGTGGCGATCCCGCCCTGCTGGACGCCGCCTGCGGCTACTGGGACCGGCGTGGACTGCCCACCGCACGGGACAGGGCCGTCGCCGCCCCCGGCGCCCCCGCCCTGCTCCTCGCGCTGACCGCCGCGATCGGCGGCGACGTCCTGCTTCCCCGGCCGTGCGCCGCCTGGTGGGAGCCGCAGGCACGGGCGTTGGGAAGATCCGTGTTCCATGTGGCCACACCCGCCGAGTGCGGGGGCGTGCCGGACCCGTACGCGCTGCTGGAGACCGTGCGCAGGATCCGGGCCGAGGGCGGTGACCCCCGGCTGCTCGTGCTGTGCGTCGCCGACGACCCGACCGCCACCGTGGCCCCGCCCGAGCTGGTGCACGAGGCCATGGAGGCGGCCCTGGGGGAGGGGCTGCACCTGGTCAGCGACGAGACCTGGCGCGACACCGTCCACGACCCGCACGACACCGTGCTGCTCAGCCCGGCCGAGATGCTGCCCGACCGGGTCACCGTCGTCAGCGACCTGGCCGGCGCCTTCCTGCCGACGGGCTGGCCGGCCGCCGTGGCCCGCTTCCCGGCCGACGGGGACGGTACGGGACTGCGCGACCGGGTCCTCGACGTGCTCACCGCGCTGGGCGCCCGGGTCGCCACCCCGGTCGCCGCAGCCGCCGCGTACGCCCTCGCCGAGCCCGCCCCCGTCACCGAACGGCTCACCGCCTCCGTACGGCTGCACGCCCGACTCGCCACCGCCGCGCACCGCGCCGTGGTGGGCGCCGGGGCGCTCGCCCTGCCGCCGCGCGCCGGACGGCATCTGTACGCCGACCTCGCCCCACTCCGCCCCGCCCTCTCCGCCCACGGCGTCGGCGACGCCCAGGAGGCGGAGGACTTCCTCACGGACCGGCTCGGGATGCCCGCGCCCGGCGGCCACCGGTTCGGGGACGACCTCGGCGCGCTGCGCGTCCGGCTGTCCACCGCCCCGTTCCTCGGCACCACCGACGCGGAACGCGCCCAGGTCCTCGACGCGCCGGACCCGCTGGAACTACCGCATGTGGAACGCGCGTTGACGCTCTTCGGAGCGGCTTTCGAGGACCTTCGATGA
- a CDS encoding DedA family protein, which translates to MNFLAAVSSPLPQQSTQQAIGYPTLFLLVLIGALVPVVPTGALVSSAAVVAFHQAAPFALLLVFVVASVAAFLGDIALYWLGRRGMGSKNGSRWLEAIRRRAPEDRLAQAQAKLEDHGVAVLVLSRLMPAGRIPVMLACLMAKMPLRRFARGNLPACLAWAVTYQLIGILGGSLFAEPWQGVLAAVVLTLLISVVPSVWRRVVR; encoded by the coding sequence GTGAACTTCCTCGCCGCCGTGAGCAGTCCCCTGCCGCAGCAGTCGACCCAGCAGGCGATCGGCTATCCGACGCTGTTCCTGCTGGTGCTGATCGGGGCGCTGGTGCCGGTGGTGCCGACCGGGGCGCTGGTCAGCTCGGCGGCGGTGGTGGCGTTCCACCAGGCGGCGCCGTTCGCGCTGCTGCTGGTGTTCGTGGTGGCGTCGGTCGCCGCGTTCCTCGGTGACATCGCGCTGTACTGGCTGGGGCGGCGCGGGATGGGCTCCAAGAACGGTTCGCGGTGGCTGGAGGCGATCCGCCGCCGGGCGCCGGAGGACCGGCTGGCGCAGGCCCAGGCGAAGCTGGAGGACCACGGGGTGGCCGTGCTGGTGCTGTCCCGGCTGATGCCGGCGGGGCGGATCCCGGTGATGCTGGCCTGTCTGATGGCGAAGATGCCGTTGCGGCGGTTCGCGCGGGGGAATCTGCCGGCGTGTCTCGCGTGGGCCGTGACGTACCAGTTGATCGGGATTCTGGGTGGGTCGTTGTTCGCGGAGCCGTGGCAAGGGGTGTTGGCGGCGGTCGTGTTGACGTTGCTGATCAGTGTGGTGCCGAGTGTGTGGCGGCGGGTTGTGCGTTGA
- a CDS encoding MBL fold metallo-hydrolase, giving the protein MPVEITWWGHATCTVEDSGTRVLTDPLFARRLAHLRRRRGAPPPPEAAVADVALVSHLHADHLHVPSLTRLAPGTRLVVPKGASRQVPGLRRLAHLRLSEVAAGDEIRVGDLVVRAVPARHDGRRLPVGPHRSPALGFVVEGEARTYFAGDTGLFQEMAKEVGPVDVALLPVGGWGPYLGEGHLDAGRAAEALALLAPRSAVPVHYGTYWPIGMDAVRPHEFHAPGEEFVRLAAARAPEVAVHRLGHGESVRPGAAR; this is encoded by the coding sequence GTGCCGGTGGAGATCACCTGGTGGGGTCACGCGACCTGCACCGTGGAGGACTCGGGTACGAGGGTGCTGACCGACCCCCTGTTCGCGCGCCGGCTCGCACATCTGCGAAGGCGCCGGGGTGCGCCTCCCCCGCCGGAGGCGGCGGTCGCGGACGTCGCGCTCGTGTCGCATCTGCACGCCGACCATCTGCACGTCCCCTCGCTGACCCGGCTCGCCCCGGGGACCCGGCTGGTGGTGCCGAAGGGCGCGTCGCGCCAGGTGCCGGGGCTGCGCAGACTGGCGCATCTACGGCTCTCCGAGGTGGCGGCCGGGGACGAGATCAGGGTCGGTGACCTGGTCGTACGTGCCGTTCCCGCCCGGCACGACGGGCGGCGGCTGCCGGTCGGGCCGCACCGTTCGCCCGCGCTCGGCTTCGTCGTCGAGGGCGAGGCGCGGACCTACTTCGCCGGGGACACCGGGCTGTTCCAGGAGATGGCCAAGGAGGTCGGTCCGGTCGACGTGGCGCTGCTGCCGGTCGGCGGCTGGGGGCCGTACCTCGGCGAGGGGCATCTCGACGCGGGGCGCGCGGCGGAGGCGCTTGCGCTGCTCGCGCCCCGGAGCGCGGTTCCGGTGCACTACGGCACGTACTGGCCGATCGGGATGGACGCCGTGCGCCCCCATGAATTCCATGCCCCCGGCGAGGAGTTCGTGCGCCTCGCCGCCGCCCGCGCCCCCGAGGTGGCCGTGCACCGGCTGGGACACGGCGAGAGCGTACGGCCGGGGGCGGCCCGGTGA
- a CDS encoding phage holin family protein, with product MQGWPNVGGGRWRRLLSGVWRMLAVWAVSTLTMLVLAGALPDFRLQSESGESATRIAVTAAFGAGAFGLLSSLVWPLLVRALLLVPALVLGLLVFFLNGSLLLLALRLNPSGQGAAAPETAVVVAAVMSAVASATGGALAVRDDDAYRRRLYRLADRRRRHAEGRPGPAGPGTVFLQLDGVGHDVLEAATEKGLMPTVAAWLGRSPAGTTHPGPAPRPAPRPTHRLTPWRTDWSSQTGASQLGILHGTNHDVPAFRWYEKDTREVMVCNRPSSAAELQRRAVERTGDGGLLTVDGASRGNLFSGGAEQLALVLSIAARRGRRNRSRAGYFAYFSDPANAVRTAMSFVADVLREIGQSTRARFAQQRPRVKRGGLYPFIRAFATVVERDVVVAAVIGDMFAGRAAIYADLVAYDEVAHHSGPHSRDAAKVLERLDRSLALIAQVAEHAPRAYRIVLLSDHGQSPGETFLGRYGLTLGNLVRAGCGLPVPRRAQRTHSGAEARAAVRAALRIPVEEGVEEHRPTRRSEPIVLASGNLGLVSFPDVSHRLSREEIDARHPALLSTLANHPGIGFVLVRSEEHGGVVLGAHGAEVPVDELSDEHPGPLADFGPGAADAVRRTHGFPHTADIMVNSWYDPTEGEVLAFEEQIGSHGGLGGCQSRAFLMSPLALSEPVEEDETLVGAEQIHRVLRHWLRESNGPQVPLAEHECPEGARGTARPATKQPAPAKEQNPADA from the coding sequence ATGCAAGGGTGGCCGAACGTGGGTGGTGGTCGTTGGCGGAGGCTACTGAGCGGCGTGTGGCGGATGCTCGCCGTATGGGCGGTGTCCACCCTGACCATGCTCGTGCTCGCGGGCGCCCTGCCCGACTTCCGGCTGCAGTCCGAGTCCGGTGAGAGCGCCACGCGGATCGCGGTGACCGCGGCCTTCGGCGCCGGCGCCTTCGGTCTGCTCTCCTCGCTCGTGTGGCCGCTGCTGGTGCGGGCCCTGCTGCTGGTCCCGGCGCTCGTCCTCGGCCTGCTCGTCTTCTTCCTCAACGGCTCCCTGCTCCTCCTCGCCCTGCGGCTCAACCCCTCCGGCCAGGGCGCGGCGGCCCCCGAGACCGCTGTGGTGGTCGCCGCCGTGATGTCCGCCGTCGCCTCCGCCACCGGCGGCGCCCTCGCCGTACGGGACGACGACGCCTACCGCCGCCGGCTGTACCGGCTGGCCGACCGCCGCCGCAGACACGCCGAGGGCCGCCCGGGGCCCGCCGGACCCGGCACCGTCTTCCTCCAGCTCGACGGTGTCGGCCACGACGTCCTGGAGGCGGCGACGGAGAAGGGCCTGATGCCCACGGTCGCCGCCTGGCTCGGCCGCTCACCGGCCGGCACCACGCACCCCGGGCCCGCCCCCCGGCCCGCGCCCCGGCCCACCCACCGGCTCACCCCCTGGCGGACCGACTGGTCCAGCCAGACCGGCGCCAGCCAGCTCGGCATCCTGCACGGCACCAACCACGACGTGCCCGCGTTCCGCTGGTACGAGAAGGACACCCGGGAGGTGATGGTCTGCAACCGGCCCTCCAGCGCCGCCGAGCTCCAGCGCCGGGCCGTGGAGCGCACCGGGGACGGCGGTCTGCTCACCGTCGACGGCGCCAGCCGGGGCAACCTGTTCAGCGGCGGCGCCGAGCAGCTCGCGCTGGTCCTGTCGATCGCGGCCCGCCGGGGCCGGCGGAACCGTTCCCGCGCCGGGTACTTCGCCTACTTCTCCGACCCGGCCAACGCCGTCCGCACCGCCATGTCCTTCGTCGCCGACGTCCTGCGCGAGATCGGCCAGTCCACCCGCGCCCGGTTCGCCCAGCAGCGGCCCCGCGTCAAGCGCGGCGGCCTCTACCCGTTCATCCGCGCCTTCGCGACCGTCGTCGAGCGCGATGTCGTCGTCGCCGCGGTGATCGGGGACATGTTCGCGGGCCGCGCGGCGATCTACGCGGACCTGGTGGCGTACGACGAGGTCGCCCACCACTCCGGCCCGCACAGCCGGGACGCCGCGAAGGTCCTCGAACGCCTGGACCGCTCCCTCGCGCTGATCGCCCAGGTCGCCGAACACGCCCCGCGCGCCTACCGGATCGTGCTCCTCTCCGACCACGGCCAGAGCCCCGGCGAGACCTTCCTCGGCCGCTACGGCCTCACCCTCGGCAACCTGGTCCGCGCCGGCTGTGGACTGCCCGTACCGCGCCGCGCCCAGCGCACCCACAGCGGCGCCGAGGCCCGCGCGGCGGTCCGGGCGGCGCTGCGCATCCCCGTCGAGGAGGGCGTCGAGGAGCACCGGCCGACGCGCCGCTCCGAGCCGATCGTGCTCGCCTCCGGCAACCTCGGCCTGGTCTCCTTCCCGGACGTCTCCCACCGGCTGAGCCGCGAGGAGATCGACGCCCGCCACCCGGCCCTGCTCTCCACCCTCGCCAACCACCCCGGCATCGGCTTCGTCCTCGTCCGCAGCGAGGAGCACGGCGGCGTCGTGCTCGGCGCGCACGGCGCGGAGGTCCCGGTCGACGAGCTGAGCGACGAACACCCCGGCCCGCTCGCCGACTTCGGCCCCGGCGCCGCCGACGCCGTACGCCGCACCCACGGCTTCCCGCACACCGCCGACATCATGGTCAACTCCTGGTACGACCCCACCGAAGGCGAAGTCCTCGCCTTCGAGGAGCAGATCGGCTCCCACGGCGGCCTCGGCGGCTGCCAGTCCCGCGCGTTCCTGATGTCACCCCTGGCCCTGTCCGAGCCGGTGGAGGAGGACGAGACCCTGGTCGGCGCGGAACAGATCCACCGGGTGCTGAGGCACTGGCTGAGGGAATCGAACGGCCCCCAAGTCCCCTTGGCTGAGCATGAGTGCCCTGAAGGGGCGCGGGGGACTGCGCGACCGGCCACGAAACAACCCGCACCCGCCAAGGAACAGAACCCGGCAGACGCATAG
- a CDS encoding RNA-guided endonuclease InsQ/TnpB family protein, whose amino-acid sequence MGSPDRVSRSVRFACSPDTLKQLTEYRKGESDLIERDGRLFLIATLDIPEPEVFEPKGWIGVDRGITNLATTSDGDNHSGRRLGRYRRWQARKRAELQAKQTRSAKQLLKRRARRESRHATHVNHKISKTVVAVAQRTDRGIALEELGGIRERVTVPRDQRARQSSWPFHQLGAFIAYKAKRAGVPFIEVDPAYTSQRCPRCGHTERANRRTRDHFHCRRCGLAGPADHVAGANIAKRGATAWVFVNMPDPVPA is encoded by the coding sequence ATGGGTTCACCCGATCGGGTGAGCAGAAGCGTCCGCTTCGCCTGCTCACCCGACACACTCAAACAGCTCACCGAGTACAGAAAGGGCGAGTCCGACCTGATCGAGCGGGACGGCAGACTGTTCCTGATCGCCACCCTCGACATCCCCGAACCTGAGGTCTTCGAGCCAAAGGGCTGGATCGGCGTGGACCGGGGCATCACCAACCTGGCCACCACGTCCGATGGTGACAACCACTCCGGCCGCCGTCTGGGCCGCTACCGCAGGTGGCAAGCCCGCAAGAGGGCCGAACTCCAGGCCAAACAGACCCGCAGCGCCAAGCAGCTGCTGAAAAGGCGTGCCCGGCGCGAGTCACGGCATGCGACCCACGTCAACCACAAGATCTCCAAGACTGTCGTTGCTGTCGCCCAACGCACCGATCGTGGTATCGCCCTCGAAGAACTCGGCGGTATCCGCGAGCGGGTCACGGTTCCGCGCGACCAGCGAGCGCGCCAGTCCTCCTGGCCGTTCCACCAGCTCGGCGCGTTCATCGCCTACAAGGCCAAGCGTGCCGGCGTCCCGTTCATCGAGGTGGATCCGGCCTACACATCGCAGCGCTGCCCACGCTGCGGCCACACCGAGCGCGCCAACCGGCGCACGCGGGACCACTTCCACTGTCGTCGGTGCGGCCTCGCTGGGCCCGCCGACCACGTCGCCGGGGCCAACATCGCCAAGCGCGGAGCCACGGCGTGGGTATTCGTCAACATGCCCGACCCGGTCCCCGCCTGA
- a CDS encoding OsmC family protein — protein sequence MATTRTAHTVWEGELLKGTGTVTFDSSGIGSQPVSWPSRAEQANGKTSPEELIAAAHSSCFSMALSHGLTGAGTPPTRLETKADVTFQPGEGITGIHLTVRGEVPGLDAAGFQEAAEGAKKNCPVSQALTGTTITLTAELA from the coding sequence GTGGCCACCACGCGCACCGCACACACCGTCTGGGAAGGCGAGCTGCTCAAGGGCACCGGCACCGTCACCTTCGACTCCTCCGGCATCGGTTCGCAGCCGGTGTCGTGGCCGTCGCGCGCGGAGCAGGCGAACGGCAAGACCAGCCCCGAGGAGCTGATCGCCGCCGCCCACTCCAGCTGCTTCTCGATGGCGCTCTCGCACGGTCTCACCGGCGCGGGCACCCCGCCCACCCGCCTGGAGACGAAGGCCGACGTGACCTTCCAGCCCGGCGAGGGCATCACCGGTATCCACCTCACCGTCCGCGGCGAGGTCCCCGGCCTGGACGCGGCCGGCTTCCAGGAGGCGGCCGAGGGCGCAAAGAAGAACTGCCCGGTCAGCCAGGCCCTGACCGGCACGACGATCACGCTGACGGCCGAACTGGCCTGA